The Desmonostoc muscorum LEGE 12446 genome includes a region encoding these proteins:
- a CDS encoding anthranilate synthase, whose protein sequence is MIFDSRSYTTLGGVSISRSITEVKMDTALEDILFHLNSQRGGLLRSSYEYPGRYKRWAIGFVNPPLELTTQGNTFTLIALNERGQLLLPLLLECLSNSKKLEKVTLDDKHLVGFVKPAKKIFTEEERSKQPSAFTVVREILHIFSSQEDEHLGLYGAFGYDLVFQFEPIRQRLERPKDQRDLVLYLPDELIVVDYYQQRGFRLQYEFATAHGSTNNLPRTGESIDYRGKHLLPTQTADHAIGEYAKKVGVALDYFRRGDLFEVVPSQNFLEGFEEEPSKLFETLKDINPSPYGFIFNLGGEYLIGASPEMFVRVEGRRVETCPISGTISRGQDALDDAVQIRQLLNSHKDEAELTMCTDVDRNDKSRICEPGSVQVIGRRQIELYSHLIHTVDHVEGTLRSQFDALDAFLSHTWAVTVTGAPKRAAIEFIEQHEKSARRWYGGAVGYLNFNGNLNTGLILRTIRLKDCIAEVRVGATVLYDSIPQAEEQETITKAAALFETIRRVKQASQKIDESSSIKLTRHIPSVKPGKRILLIDYEDSFVHTLANYIRQTGASVTTLRHGFSDSLFDKERPDLVVLSPGPGRPSDFGVSETIGALVYRQIPIFGVCLGLQSIVEAFGGELGVLNYPQHGKSSRIFVSDSDSITFNNLPESFVVGRYHSLFAIPEHLPKELKVTAISDDDVIMGIEHRTLPIAAVQFHPESIMTLAGEVGLEIIKNVVRAYTQNEESLIIRNS, encoded by the coding sequence ATGATTTTTGATTCACGTTCATACACAACCCTTGGCGGTGTCAGTATTTCTCGCTCCATCACAGAAGTTAAGATGGACACTGCCCTTGAAGATATTTTATTCCACTTAAATTCTCAGCGTGGAGGCTTATTAAGGAGCAGCTACGAATATCCGGGGAGATATAAAAGATGGGCGATCGGATTTGTGAATCCGCCATTGGAGTTGACTACCCAGGGAAATACTTTCACTTTAATAGCTTTAAATGAACGTGGTCAATTACTTTTACCATTACTTTTAGAGTGCTTATCTAACTCCAAAAAACTTGAGAAAGTTACTCTAGATGATAAGCATCTCGTCGGCTTTGTTAAACCTGCAAAAAAAATATTTACTGAAGAAGAACGTAGTAAACAACCTTCAGCATTTACAGTTGTCCGTGAAATTCTACATATTTTCTCTAGTCAAGAGGACGAGCATTTAGGATTGTATGGCGCGTTTGGTTACGATTTAGTTTTTCAGTTTGAACCAATTCGCCAGCGATTGGAACGTCCTAAAGATCAGCGAGATTTAGTGCTTTATTTGCCAGATGAATTGATAGTTGTTGACTACTATCAACAACGTGGATTTCGTCTACAATATGAATTTGCAACAGCGCATGGTAGTACAAATAATTTGCCTCGAACAGGTGAGTCTATTGATTATCGCGGAAAACATCTGCTACCAACTCAAACTGCTGACCATGCAATAGGTGAGTATGCAAAAAAAGTTGGGGTTGCACTCGATTATTTCCGTCGAGGCGATTTATTTGAAGTAGTTCCTAGTCAAAACTTTTTGGAGGGATTTGAAGAAGAACCCAGTAAGTTATTTGAAACTTTAAAGGATATAAATCCTAGTCCTTATGGATTTATTTTTAATTTAGGTGGGGAATATCTGATTGGTGCATCTCCAGAAATGTTTGTGCGGGTTGAAGGGAGGCGGGTAGAAACTTGTCCAATTAGCGGCACTATTAGCCGGGGACAAGATGCACTTGATGATGCCGTGCAAATTCGTCAATTACTCAATTCACACAAAGACGAAGCTGAGTTGACGATGTGTACTGATGTCGATCGCAATGACAAATCCCGAATCTGCGAACCTGGCTCTGTACAAGTCATTGGGCGTCGCCAAATTGAATTATACAGCCATTTAATTCACACAGTAGATCATGTTGAAGGTACACTGCGATCGCAATTTGATGCCTTAGATGCATTTTTAAGCCATACTTGGGCAGTTACAGTCACCGGCGCACCCAAAAGAGCAGCCATAGAATTTATTGAACAACATGAAAAAAGCGCTCGACGTTGGTATGGTGGAGCAGTTGGCTATTTAAATTTCAACGGTAACTTAAATACTGGATTAATCCTGCGAACAATTCGATTAAAAGATTGCATCGCCGAAGTGCGAGTTGGTGCTACAGTCCTTTATGACTCCATACCGCAAGCAGAAGAACAAGAAACAATTACTAAAGCTGCTGCTTTATTTGAAACAATTCGCCGTGTTAAACAAGCGAGTCAGAAAATTGATGAATCCAGCTCTATAAAATTAACTAGACACATTCCAAGTGTGAAACCTGGCAAACGCATTTTGCTAATAGATTATGAAGACTCATTTGTTCATACACTAGCTAATTACATTCGCCAAACCGGTGCAAGCGTTACCACATTACGTCATGGTTTCTCTGATTCACTGTTCGACAAAGAACGACCTGACTTAGTTGTTTTATCTCCTGGTCCTGGTAGACCAAGTGATTTTGGGGTTTCTGAGACTATCGGCGCTCTTGTTTATCGTCAAATTCCGATTTTTGGAGTTTGTTTAGGACTGCAAAGCATCGTTGAAGCCTTTGGTGGAGAATTAGGAGTTCTCAACTATCCCCAACATGGTAAATCCTCACGCATTTTCGTCAGCGATTCCGATTCTATTACCTTCAACAATTTACCAGAATCCTTTGTAGTGGGTAGATATCACTCATTATTTGCCATACCAGAGCATTTGCCAAAAGAACTTAAGGTAACAGCGATTTCCGATGACGATGTAATTATGGGCATTGAACATCGGACACTCCCCATTGCCGCCGTTCAGTTTCACCCAGAATCAATTATGACTTTAGCCGGAGAAGTCGGTCTGGAAATCATTAAAAATGTGGTGCGTGCATATACGCAAAATGAAGAGTCATTAATAATTCGTAATTCGTAA
- the trpC gene encoding indole-3-glycerol phosphate synthase TrpC, translating into MIKQITRPRHILEEIVLHKKQEVAQMQQELPLASLQQQLIVAPTVRNFLSALQENPKQPSLIAEVKKASPSRGIIRADFDPVAIAQAYERGGAACLSVLTDQKFFQGSFDNLRAVRQHISLPLLCKEFIIDPYQIYLAWTAGADAVLLIAAILSDQELQDFLRVIHELGMNALVEVHTLAELDRVLKLDDLRLVGINNRNLEDFTVDLGITQQLLTQRQQYLQSLDITVVSESGLYTPADLSLVAEAGVRAVLVGESLLKQSDVEQAVRNLLSAES; encoded by the coding sequence ATGATTAAGCAAATTACCCGTCCCCGCCACATTCTTGAAGAGATTGTGTTGCATAAAAAGCAAGAAGTTGCACAAATGCAGCAAGAACTACCTTTAGCTTCTTTGCAGCAACAGTTAATTGTGGCTCCGACTGTACGAAATTTCTTGAGTGCTTTGCAAGAAAATCCCAAGCAACCGAGCTTAATTGCTGAAGTAAAAAAAGCATCACCTAGCCGTGGGATTATTCGAGCAGATTTTGACCCAGTAGCGATCGCTCAAGCTTATGAACGAGGTGGTGCAGCTTGTCTATCAGTCCTTACTGACCAAAAGTTCTTCCAAGGCAGTTTTGATAATCTGCGTGCTGTGCGTCAGCATATATCATTACCTCTACTGTGCAAGGAGTTCATCATTGACCCCTATCAAATTTATTTAGCATGGACAGCCGGTGCAGATGCAGTCTTGTTAATTGCCGCTATTTTATCAGACCAAGAACTTCAAGACTTTCTGCGAGTGATTCACGAATTGGGTATGAATGCACTGGTGGAAGTTCATACCTTGGCTGAACTGGATCGCGTGCTAAAACTTGACGACTTACGTTTAGTAGGAATTAACAATCGTAATTTAGAAGATTTTACAGTTGATTTAGGAATAACACAGCAACTTTTAACACAGCGTCAACAATATTTACAAAGCTTAGATATCACCGTCGTCAGCGAATCTGGACTGTATACACCTGCTGATTTATCTCTTGTCGCTGAAGCTGGTGTCCGTGCAGTTTTGGTAGGAGAATCTTTACTGAAACAAAGCGATGTGGAACAAGCTGTGCGTAATCTTTTGAGTGCTGAGTCTTGA
- the trpA gene encoding tryptophan synthase subunit alpha encodes MNSISADFQTLRDRQECALIPFITAGDPNLETTAEALRILDRNGADFIELGIPYSDPLADGPVIQAAATRALQKGTKLEQVLEMLHIVIPSLKAPIILFTYYNPILHRGIKSFLAQIAVAGVQGLVVPDLPLEEAAELIQTAASFGIEVILLVAPTSSQDRIAAIANQSQGFIYLVSVTGTTGIRSQLQNRVKHIITDLRSVTDKPIGVGFGISTPEQAHQVKEWGADAVIVGSAFVKRLAESPPIQRLEAVAQLCRELKAIITPASLQQIGSAK; translated from the coding sequence ATGAATTCTATCTCCGCTGACTTTCAAACTTTACGCGATCGCCAAGAGTGTGCTTTAATCCCTTTTATCACAGCGGGCGATCCTAACTTAGAAACCACTGCCGAAGCTTTACGTATTTTAGATCGCAATGGTGCTGACTTTATTGAGTTGGGCATTCCTTACTCAGATCCTTTGGCAGATGGGCCTGTGATTCAAGCAGCAGCAACTCGCGCCTTACAAAAAGGCACGAAATTAGAGCAAGTGCTAGAGATGTTGCATATAGTGATTCCTAGCTTAAAAGCGCCGATAATTCTATTTACTTACTACAATCCCATTTTGCACCGGGGTATTAAATCATTTTTGGCGCAAATTGCCGTTGCTGGGGTGCAAGGCTTGGTAGTGCCAGACTTACCCTTAGAAGAAGCAGCAGAATTAATCCAAACTGCTGCCTCTTTTGGAATTGAAGTAATTTTACTCGTAGCTCCCACCAGTTCTCAAGATAGAATTGCAGCGATCGCCAATCAATCTCAGGGTTTTATCTACCTTGTGAGCGTTACAGGCACTACAGGCATACGTTCTCAACTCCAAAACCGCGTAAAGCATATCATTACAGATTTGCGAAGCGTCACCGATAAACCCATCGGCGTTGGTTTTGGCATCTCAACACCAGAACAAGCGCATCAAGTCAAAGAATGGGGAGCAGATGCAGTAATTGTTGGTAGTGCCTTTGTCAAACGCCTAGCTGAAAGTCCCCCAATTCAACGACTAGAAGCCGTTGCACAACTTTGTCGAGAACTCAAAGCAATAATCACCCCAGCATCCCTGCAACAAATTGGTTCAGCAAAATAA
- the trpB gene encoding tryptophan synthase subunit beta gives MVTTQDIKTATLQPDFLGRFGKFGGKYVPETLMPALSELEAAFHQYRNEPSFQAELQNLLRDYVGRPSPLYFAERLTTNYARPDGTGAQIYLKREDLNHTGAHKINNALAQVLLAKRMCKQRIIAETGAGQHGVATATVCARFGLKCVIYMGIHDMERQSLNVFRMKLMGAEVRPVQAGTGTLKDATSEAIRDWVTNVETTHYILGSVAGPHPYPMIVRDFHAVIGQETRAQCQEKWGGLPDILLACVGGGSNAIGLFHEFLPEFSVRLIGVEAAGEGVNTQKHAATLTKGKIGVLHGAMSYLLQDDDGQVIEAHSISAGLDYPGVGPEHSYLKDLGRAEYYSVTDKQALEAFQRLSQLEGIIPALETAHAIAYLETLCPQLTGSPRIVINCSGRGDKDVQTVAKVLIP, from the coding sequence GTGGTAACCACACAAGACATCAAAACTGCAACTCTACAACCAGATTTCTTAGGCAGATTTGGAAAATTTGGCGGTAAATACGTCCCCGAAACCTTAATGCCTGCATTAAGTGAACTAGAAGCAGCATTTCATCAATATCGCAACGAGCCAAGTTTCCAAGCCGAACTGCAAAATCTACTGCGTGACTACGTAGGACGACCCAGCCCATTATACTTTGCCGAACGCCTGACAACAAATTATGCCAGACCAGACGGCACAGGAGCGCAAATTTATTTAAAGCGCGAAGATTTAAATCACACAGGCGCTCACAAAATTAATAATGCTTTAGCTCAAGTGCTGCTAGCCAAACGCATGTGTAAACAACGGATTATTGCAGAGACAGGCGCAGGGCAACATGGCGTAGCAACTGCAACTGTGTGTGCGCGATTTGGTTTGAAATGTGTGATTTACATGGGCATCCACGATATGGAACGCCAATCCCTCAACGTGTTCCGCATGAAATTAATGGGTGCAGAAGTTCGTCCAGTCCAAGCAGGTACGGGAACTCTCAAGGATGCAACCTCCGAAGCAATTCGGGATTGGGTGACGAATGTAGAAACAACCCATTACATCCTGGGTTCTGTTGCTGGGCCTCATCCTTACCCGATGATTGTGCGTGACTTTCATGCTGTAATTGGACAAGAAACTCGCGCTCAATGTCAGGAAAAATGGGGAGGACTACCAGATATTTTACTGGCTTGCGTGGGTGGAGGTTCCAACGCCATCGGACTTTTTCATGAGTTTTTGCCTGAATTTTCTGTACGCCTAATTGGAGTCGAGGCGGCGGGCGAAGGTGTAAACACTCAAAAACACGCTGCCACCTTGACAAAAGGAAAAATAGGTGTATTGCACGGTGCAATGAGCTATTTACTGCAAGATGATGATGGTCAAGTAATTGAAGCCCACTCAATTAGTGCAGGATTGGACTATCCGGGTGTTGGCCCTGAGCATAGTTATTTAAAGGATCTTGGACGCGCCGAATATTACAGCGTTACCGATAAACAAGCACTAGAAGCATTTCAAAGACTTTCACAACTAGAAGGAATTATTCCCGCCTTAGAAACTGCTCATGCGATCGCCTATTTAGAAACCCTTTGTCCCCAGCTTACAGGCAGTCCCCGCATCGTCATCAATTGTTCTGGCAGAGGCGACAAAGACGTGCAAACCGTCGCCAAAGTGCTTATTCCTTAA
- the trpD gene encoding anthranilate phosphoribosyltransferase → MIAVTQIPPDNIAVTPEFYNWPALLQQLLNRQSLTVSQAADLMQGWLTDAIPHVLSGAILAAIQAKGISAEELVGMASVLQSQRLGTGQEFSQSPVPSNQSPTPLIDTCGTGGDGASTFNISTAVAFVAAAAGVKVAKHGNRSASSKAGSADVLEALGINLNASPEKVQAAVGEVGITFLFAPGWHPALKAVATLRKTLKVRTVFNLLGPLVNPMRPTGQIIGVNDPLLLEEIAQALSQLGCQQAIALHGRERLDEAGLADVTDLAVLQDKKVRSLTLNPQELGLSFAPTTALRGGDVQENTEILQAVLQGKGTQAQQDVVALNTALALQVGKAIDGETDILAGCVKGITLAKKILQSGAAWTKLEQLAEFLR, encoded by the coding sequence ATGATAGCTGTAACTCAAATTCCACCCGACAACATCGCCGTCACTCCTGAATTCTACAACTGGCCAGCTTTATTACAACAGTTGCTGAATCGCCAATCGCTAACAGTTTCCCAAGCTGCGGATCTCATGCAGGGTTGGCTCACAGATGCCATTCCCCATGTTTTATCAGGAGCAATCTTAGCCGCAATTCAAGCTAAAGGCATATCTGCCGAAGAATTAGTCGGCATGGCCAGCGTTTTACAATCCCAAAGGCTAGGGACTGGGCAAGAGTTTTCCCAGTCCCCAGTACCCAGTAACCAATCCCCAACCCCCCTAATTGACACCTGTGGAACTGGCGGAGATGGCGCTTCAACTTTTAATATTTCTACTGCTGTCGCTTTTGTTGCCGCAGCGGCGGGGGTAAAGGTTGCTAAGCATGGCAATCGTTCTGCATCTAGCAAGGCTGGTTCGGCTGATGTGTTAGAAGCTTTGGGTATCAATCTGAATGCTAGTCCTGAAAAAGTACAAGCCGCAGTGGGTGAAGTGGGAATCACCTTTTTGTTTGCTCCAGGCTGGCATCCTGCACTTAAAGCAGTTGCTACTTTGCGAAAAACTTTGAAAGTGCGGACTGTTTTTAATTTGCTCGGCCCTTTAGTAAATCCTATGCGACCAACAGGGCAAATTATTGGTGTGAATGACCCGCTTTTATTAGAGGAAATTGCTCAAGCTTTATCTCAACTGGGATGTCAGCAAGCGATCGCCCTCCACGGACGCGAACGTTTAGACGAGGCTGGTTTAGCTGATGTCACTGACTTGGCTGTACTCCAAGATAAAAAAGTCCGTTCTCTAACACTTAATCCTCAAGAACTGGGTTTGAGTTTTGCACCGACTACAGCATTGCGGGGTGGAGATGTCCAAGAAAATACCGAAATCTTGCAGGCAGTTTTGCAAGGTAAAGGCACTCAAGCGCAGCAGGATGTAGTCGCTTTAAATACAGCACTAGCGCTACAAGTTGGTAAAGCCATTGATGGAGAAACAGATATCTTAGCAGGTTGTGTCAAAGGTATTACCCTTGCCAAAAAAATTCTCCAAAGCGGTGCTGCTTGGACAAAACTTGAACAACTTGCTGAATTTTTGCGCTAG
- the aroF gene encoding 3-deoxy-7-phosphoheptulonate synthase gives MIIVLKSGTPVEEITRISQELSEIWKVTVEKSIGTHKAVLGIIGDTSTIDKLQIQETSPWIEQVLRVQQPFKRVSREFRNGEASEVVVSTPNGDVYFGEHHPIVVVAGPCSVENEAMIVETAKRVKAAGAKFLRGGAYKPRTSPYAFQGYGESALDLLAAAREATGLGIITELMDAADLPAVAGVADVIQIGARNMHNFSLLKKVGAQDKPVLLKRGMSATIDEWLMAAEYILASGNSNVILCERGIRTFDGKYARNTLDLSVIPVLRSLTHLPIMIDPSHGTGRSEYVPPMAMAAIAAGTDALMIEVHPNPAKALSDGPQSLTPEKFDRLVQEMSVLGKVVDRWPTSPFDSISESHLLFAARTLKADRP, from the coding sequence ATGATTATAGTACTTAAAAGCGGTACGCCCGTTGAGGAAATCACTCGCATCAGCCAAGAACTGAGTGAGATTTGGAAAGTCACAGTAGAAAAAAGCATCGGCACTCATAAAGCTGTGCTGGGAATAATTGGTGATACTTCTACCATCGATAAATTGCAAATCCAGGAAACCAGCCCTTGGATTGAGCAAGTGTTACGAGTGCAACAACCTTTCAAGCGGGTTAGTCGGGAATTCAGAAATGGAGAAGCCAGTGAGGTTGTTGTATCCACGCCTAACGGTGATGTCTATTTTGGAGAACATCATCCCATCGTAGTGGTAGCTGGCCCTTGTTCCGTTGAAAATGAAGCGATGATTGTGGAAACGGCTAAACGAGTAAAAGCCGCAGGAGCAAAGTTTTTGCGTGGTGGAGCCTACAAACCCCGCACTTCACCTTATGCTTTTCAAGGATATGGTGAAAGCGCCTTAGATTTATTAGCAGCAGCTCGTGAAGCTACGGGTTTGGGCATTATTACAGAACTGATGGATGCTGCGGATTTACCAGCAGTGGCGGGGGTAGCTGACGTAATCCAAATCGGAGCTAGGAATATGCACAATTTCTCGCTGCTGAAAAAAGTAGGCGCTCAAGATAAGCCAGTGCTGCTGAAGCGGGGAATGTCTGCCACAATTGACGAATGGCTGATGGCGGCAGAATATATTTTGGCATCAGGAAATTCAAATGTGATTCTTTGTGAACGGGGAATTAGAACCTTTGATGGCAAATATGCCCGCAATACTTTAGATCTATCGGTGATTCCGGTGTTGCGATCGCTCACCCATCTACCAATCATGATTGATCCCAGTCACGGTACGGGTAGATCCGAATATGTTCCACCTATGGCAATGGCTGCGATCGCCGCTGGTACAGATGCTTTAATGATAGAAGTTCACCCCAATCCAGCCAAAGCTTTATCTGATGGACCCCAGTCTCTCACCCCTGAAAAGTTTGACCGCTTGGTTCAAGAAATGTCAGTTCTAGGTAAAGTAGTCGATCGCTGGCCAACATCTCCATTTGATAGCATTAGTGAAAGCCATCTTCTCTTCGCCGCCAGAACTCTCAAAGCCGATAGACCGTAA
- a CDS encoding ABC transporter permease subunit (The N-terminal region of this protein, as described by TIGR01726, is a three transmembrane segment that identifies a subfamily of ABC transporter permease subunits, which specificities that include histidine, arginine, glutamine, glutamate, L-cystine (sic), the opines (in Agrobacterium) octopine and nopaline, etc.), which yields MKKTKVWLLTILLVVIAVINIITGHSDPLKAASSLEKDTLTMITSPDYPPYEFYDTKTGESQIVGFDIDIAKTLAEKLGFKLKIMESDFNGLIPALQANRADFVMAGMTPTPERQKNVDFSIIYYEAKDTIVAAKGSNLKQPQDLSGKKVGVQLGTIQEQNAKKIAQKVAGVQLKQLNKVPEVVQEIKSRRIDAAIVEDTVAKGFAQANPDLEFNVIPSEEASGSAIAFPKNSTLVAPFNKVLQQIKDDGTLNQLVNKWFSQNIIADSTSSTPAKTGLNLDFTRILPDIPFILRGIPLTLLFTLLSVTLGLIWGTILSLAKIIGIKPLTWVANAYTSIFRGTPLLLQLALVYYATPQLTGYDISALEAGVLTFTLNSGAYMSETIRGGIQAVDKGQSEAAMSMGVPYWLMMWDVIMPQALKNILPALVNETIELLKDSALVSTIGVVEILRSAQIVGANKYIYFEPLLFAGLIYYVLVMGLTFGASTLERRLRQSE from the coding sequence ATGAAAAAAACAAAAGTATGGCTATTAACGATATTGCTTGTAGTAATAGCAGTAATCAACATCATCACAGGACATAGCGATCCTCTCAAAGCTGCTTCATCTTTAGAGAAAGATACGCTAACAATGATTACTTCACCAGATTATCCGCCCTATGAGTTTTATGATACGAAAACAGGTGAAAGTCAAATCGTTGGCTTTGATATAGATATTGCCAAAACCCTTGCTGAAAAACTAGGGTTTAAACTTAAAATCATGGAATCCGACTTTAATGGCTTAATTCCTGCACTCCAAGCAAATCGAGCAGATTTTGTGATGGCGGGGATGACTCCAACTCCAGAACGTCAGAAAAATGTTGATTTTTCGATTATTTATTATGAAGCCAAAGATACGATTGTTGCTGCTAAGGGTAGTAATCTGAAGCAGCCACAAGACTTATCAGGAAAGAAAGTTGGGGTACAACTAGGAACCATACAGGAGCAAAATGCTAAAAAAATTGCCCAAAAAGTTGCGGGCGTTCAGCTAAAGCAACTCAACAAAGTGCCCGAAGTAGTCCAAGAAATCAAATCTCGGCGAATTGATGCGGCAATTGTTGAGGATACTGTGGCTAAGGGATTTGCTCAAGCCAACCCAGATTTAGAGTTTAATGTTATTCCTTCAGAAGAAGCAAGTGGATCAGCGATCGCATTTCCTAAAAATTCTACTTTAGTCGCACCTTTTAACAAAGTCCTGCAACAAATAAAGGACGATGGCACATTAAATCAACTAGTCAATAAGTGGTTTTCCCAGAACATTATCGCCGATTCTACATCCTCGACTCCTGCCAAAACCGGATTAAATCTCGACTTCACCAGAATCTTGCCAGATATTCCCTTTATTCTGCGGGGAATCCCTTTAACTTTGTTGTTTACCCTATTATCTGTCACACTGGGTTTAATCTGGGGAACAATACTTTCTCTAGCAAAAATTATCGGCATCAAGCCCCTTACCTGGGTTGCAAACGCTTATACCTCAATCTTCCGAGGCACACCTTTGCTGCTACAACTGGCGTTGGTTTACTATGCGACACCCCAACTTACAGGTTATGATATTTCGGCATTGGAGGCAGGAGTACTAACTTTTACCCTGAATTCTGGGGCTTATATGTCGGAAACCATCAGAGGTGGAATTCAGGCGGTAGATAAAGGGCAAAGTGAAGCGGCCATGTCTATGGGTGTTCCTTATTGGTTGATGATGTGGGATGTGATTATGCCCCAAGCCTTGAAGAACATTCTGCCAGCATTAGTAAATGAAACTATTGAATTGCTGAAAGATTCCGCCTTGGTGTCAACAATTGGTGTGGTGGAAATATTACGCAGTGCCCAAATCGTCGGCGCAAATAAATATATTTATTTTGAACCCTTGCTATTTGCAGGATTAATTTATTATGTTTTGGTCATGGGTCTGACCTTCGGCGCATCCACTTTAGAAAGGAGATTACGGCAAAGTGAGTAA
- a CDS encoding amino acid ABC transporter ATP-binding protein: MSNAVIRTEFLCKSFGQLDVLKDISTEIYQGEVVAILGPSGSGKSTFLRCMNLLEQPTRGRVYFQEQEITNPKANIAKVRQHLVMVFQHFNLFPHMTVLQNVTYAPIKVKKIDKQKAEKHGLELLTKVGLEPKASVYPSKLSGGQKQRVAIARALAMEPEMILFDEPTSALDPEMVKDVLEVMKALALSGMTMAIVTHEMGFAREVANRIMFLDQGTLAEDTAPSEFFQNPKCDRAKQFLEKML; this comes from the coding sequence GTGAGTAATGCAGTAATTCGCACGGAATTTTTGTGTAAATCCTTTGGTCAACTCGATGTACTCAAAGATATTTCCACCGAGATATATCAAGGCGAAGTGGTTGCCATATTAGGCCCTTCTGGTTCTGGTAAATCTACCTTTTTGCGATGCATGAATTTGCTAGAACAACCGACTAGAGGAAGAGTTTATTTTCAAGAGCAAGAAATCACTAATCCTAAAGCAAATATCGCTAAAGTTCGTCAACATTTAGTGATGGTATTTCAACATTTTAATTTGTTTCCTCACATGACGGTGCTGCAAAATGTCACCTACGCACCCATCAAAGTGAAAAAAATAGACAAGCAAAAAGCAGAGAAACATGGTTTAGAATTGCTGACGAAGGTAGGCTTAGAGCCAAAAGCGTCTGTCTACCCGTCCAAACTATCCGGGGGACAGAAACAGCGAGTGGCGATCGCCCGTGCATTAGCAATGGAACCAGAGATGATATTGTTTGATGAACCCACCTCTGCTTTAGATCCAGAAATGGTAAAAGATGTGCTAGAGGTGATGAAAGCTTTAGCCTTATCTGGAATGACAATGGCGATCGTTACCCACGAGATGGGTTTTGCGAGGGAAGTCGCCAATCGAATTATGTTTCTCGATCAGGGAACTTTAGCAGAAGATACTGCTCCGAGTGAGTTTTTCCAGAATCCTAAATGCGATCGCGCCAAACAGTTCTTAGAAAAAATGCTTTAG
- a CDS encoding EndoU domain-containing protein, whose translation MTDLCGQPGTVVSPSNFQLMMTNNPTVLANIKQYVGGYLVAGRTSDAQFLTDLTNVWFNAEGFEHIFCGEPVAGGSIGGLHFVGRYLELQEKGLAGRLNNNASNEEVIPNAVYTIGAVMKVGNSTSQSSIKGFGYTLSAEEILSIVALAYKNNPNTSSTNTVCHWTVTDEGNTFKAVFVRRNGGVRTFYPDATPGSNPNCVQ comes from the coding sequence GTGACCGATCTTTGTGGACAACCTGGCACAGTTGTCAGTCCTTCTAACTTTCAGTTAATGATGACAAATAACCCTACTGTTTTGGCAAATATTAAACAATATGTAGGAGGATATTTGGTTGCAGGGCGCACTTCCGACGCACAATTCTTAACTGACTTGACTAATGTTTGGTTTAATGCAGAGGGTTTTGAACATATCTTCTGTGGAGAACCTGTAGCAGGAGGTTCAATAGGTGGATTACATTTTGTTGGTCGTTATTTAGAGCTTCAAGAAAAGGGTTTAGCTGGACGACTAAATAACAACGCATCCAACGAAGAAGTTATTCCCAATGCTGTTTATACTATTGGTGCTGTTATGAAAGTTGGCAATAGCACTTCTCAGTCTTCAATTAAAGGTTTTGGTTACACTCTCAGTGCTGAAGAAATTCTCTCGATTGTAGCTTTAGCTTATAAAAATAACCCCAATACCAGTTCCACTAATACTGTTTGTCATTGGACTGTAACTGATGAGGGTAATACGTTTAAAGCAGTGTTTGTGAGGAGAAATGGCGGCGTCCGCACTTTTTATCCTGATGCTACTCCTGGTAGCAACCCTAACTGTGTGCAATAA